CTAAACGAGCAAGGCCAACATCACTAATTTTGCTCACATAGTTACGGTCTAAAAGAATATTTGCTGGCTTAAGGTCCCGGTGGACAAGGGGCTCTGGCTTTGTTTGGTGGAGGAACAGAAGGGCTGTGGCAATCTCAGCAGCTATTTTGAATCGTGTGCTCCATGGAATTGGAGGGGTGTTGTCCTTTTGAAGCAGCCTGTCTTCCAAGCTTCCGTTGTCCATGCATTCATATATCAAGACTCCATACTCAGGGCAGGCACCAAGAAGAAGGACCATGTGTGGGTGTCTAATGGTGCTGAGAACCTCAACCTACTCACATTACCGAGAATGCTAAATCAGTCATGAATTTAAACAACTCCAAAAATAATTAGGCTTCTGACCAATATTTAATGATTTAGAGGAAAAACATGCGCACTATTTAAAGATGAATGACTCAATTAGATTGTGCAGACAATCACACTTGTAATCCTGAGAAGATTATTTTGCTACCTTACCTCCTGTTGGAACTGCTTCTTCCCTTGAGCAGCACCAGGTCTTAAAGCCTTGATGGCAACCGGGGTATGATCAAGTTTGCCTTTATACACAGGTCCATATCCTCCTTCACCAATTTTATTTGATGGTGAGAATTTATCCGTGGCTTCTTCAATCTCTTCAATAGTGTATCTTCTGTACCGCACATCATTGTGTGCCAAAGCATTCAAAGCACGATTCTTCTCCCCTGTCTCTCGCTCAGCTTTCATCTCCGCCTGCTTTCTTTTCCGAGCTTCCATCTCTGCTAGTTTCTGTGATTTCTCAGCTGCTTCAATGGCAACTCTGCACTTGGCCTTCTCCAGCTCTGCCATGGCAAGAGCTGCCTCTCCTGCGAGCTTGGTTTCCTCAAACTTACGAACCTCGTCAACCTTCCATTGATTAAGTTCAGTAGCCTGGAACAAGAACATTCAGCTTTAAACCTTTtgaaccaatttaaaaaacataacatttgTTAATGGTGCTTTAAGCTGTGGCGTCTCATAAGATTTTCTTTATAACCTATCAATTAAGTTTCTTCTGGGTATCAGCAGCCAACTGAGTATGGAAACTGCAATGTGTTCAAATGCAGGATTGAGTTCAATGACAGCAATGTTCTTTCAAATTTTTGATGCATTCGATGATGGTATAAAACTACCTTTTTTTTGGCTGAAAGTGCTTCTTTGCAAGCTGTGCTGTACATTGCCATGGTCTGCTTCAGCTCAAGCCTCAGTCTTCTCATCTCAGCTTCTAAGAAGTCCTGCAAAGCATAATCCAAAAATGCTACGGTTATCAATATCCATTTTTTACAATGCAGTAATTCTTATTGTATGAATACAATTTACAAAACGTTCAACCTAAAGAAACCTACTGGTGTTGACTGAAGAACACTTTGCACTTACTGCGTTTGACTCGTTCAGAGAGGAGGCTGAAGCAATAGACATATCTAAACCTTGGGCCGAGCTGTCCATGATTGCCAACTCGAATGTCCCTGTATTTTGAGATGCATTAGATGTAGAATAACGGAAAGTTGAGAGTCTTCCGGCAGAGAAGGGAGGGTCAGTGCTTTCCATCGAGAAATTAGAAATGGACTTTCTTCCTCCCTCATGTTGTGGTTCTCTAATGAGATCACGGACCTTGTCCGAAGGAAATCCACCTGGTTCTGTACTTCTACACTCTCTCTTCCTTGTCTGTGCTCTggtttaagaagaaaaaaagtaacaTTACACAAGGCATATGATTAAGAGAGCATTCTAGATAGACtatcaaaataaacatgcatGCTTCCTTTTCAATCATGTATACTAAGGAACGCATCTTCACACACAATGCAGTATTAGATTTTGATGGTTAAGCCTCTGCTTATCTATCAGTGGATCTTTTCCATTAATAAGGAGTGAAATGTGCAGAAAAAACTCCTACCTAACTCCATCTGAATCTAGTTCAGCATTATCCTGCTGACTTCGAGATGAAACTGCTGGCATGGATGGTGTCTTTTGCGGTGCACTAGAAGGAGGCATTCGTTGTGCTTTTTTGGAAGAGAGGATCTTTCCTTTAGTGATTACATAAACAGAACAAAAATCCGGGGCAATTTTCATTAAGCTAGTTGGCACATCTTGGTTTTTGAATTTCCTGTGCACCCATAACATGAGATAGCTTAGTACTGCACAATATTGTAATTTCTGTAAACCAAAGATTTTCCTAGTTCAGTACtattttttgagagagagacCTTGTAAAAACATTTCTTCCTGATGCACCCAAAACAATATTTCCAATTAAACTGCTGTTGATGTAGTCCGCAACCGCCTGGGCAACATCAATGTGATCTAGTGCTACCTGCTTTAAACGAACCTGAATTTGGCAATATATACATGAATCCCATTAATTTTAATGCAGCTATAATAATATAACCTTATAAGGCTAGATTCTACATGCATTGCATCAGCTTTGCTTACCCCTTTACGGGCACAATATCCACGGGAGGAAGTGAAAAGCTGCTGCACCTCCTCAGCCTCGTCAGCCTGACCATCAGCAACTTCTGAATGAATCTCAAcagataaaacaaaacaatcagACAAAATTACCTCAACTCATTAATTTATAGAACgagaaaagagaagagggtACCTactatattgatggtttttgtgCTTGACATGAATTAGGACAATAACCGGGTTATTTCTCGCGAAATTGTCAACAGCCCAACGAAAAGCATGCTGGCTGTTCTTGTCTTTGTCAATGGCTACAGCAGTGGCATTGAAGAGTGAATCACCATTGTCATCAGCTGTGGCATTGGAAGGCATTTAGGAATATTGCTGATGATGCCCCTCAAATAAGATATATGgataattaaattcaagtttTCGATGCTACAAAAATTGGCGTCAGGATCTCCGAAACCACCACAGGTCTGGCTAAAGGGGGAaaaaagacagagagagagagaaaaaaggtaGAAAGAAActaatgcttaacttcttttcaTTCCTTTCCAAGTCTTGTGCCTCTCCCTCCCACCTCCCTCGCTTCTTTTAGGCAAATTTGGCCAGGAAATTCTCTCTGTACTTGTTTATACAACGATATATGTTGAGACTTCGCTTGTGATAAACCTCTTTATGCTTTGAATAGTAAATACTTTGTTTGGATATCTTGGAAATTTGACTTGCTAGTCAAACCAAACCTACAGGGACAAACaacccttctctttttttttttttttcttgctagaTAATACTTAAttaagaaaagtatttttatagaTCTTAATATTGGAGATAACAACTTTTTGTTtcgaaatattttaaaataatgttttttaatatttatttttgatattcatatattaaaataatttaaaaacacaaaaataatataacaaagaaaaataatagttaaaaaaagagcaacttaaaaaaattaaacatacaaGAGTTTACAGGGTTAAAAGTAGAATAAACCACATAAAAGGACTCGTGAGTCTCACCTGACTCTAGaagtatttgaaaatataataacagttgtttattaaaatattctttactcaaaaatatatcaaaataatatatatatatatatatatatatattttactttttaacaatcaaaatatatatagataaagaaataaatggaaTCAATCAACTGCGTGTGACTTTtacaaaaaagatgaaaaataatatattgacaTATCATATATTAGCATattatatgttaatatatatatatatatatatatatatatataagcaaaatCCTATTTCTTAAATTGGCATTGGTGGTGTaataaaagagaggaaaatgTCTGCATTGGTTTGTTCTCGCAATCCGGATGATGCCTGTGCGAAAATTTACTTATTGTTAGCAGCAACACCAAACCTATATAACCCAGCAGACATGATAGATAGGTCATTACGGCTGCAATAGCATTGAAACCTACGGTTCCATATAGTAACAGTGCTGTAGTGGTTCATATAAGATGTTTGACCTTGTTTTTCCAAATCTTCTTCTCTAGTCTTAACTGATTTCGACGTCTTTATCTCCTGGATCTTAATAAAGTTGGAAAAACGTGTGCCTTTGACAAAGAGCTTCAAAGCTAAGCATTTATAGTGGTGTTATTACGAGATGAAACATACAGGGACGTAAATGGCAGGCTTCGGTTTAGAACGACGGGGGCAGATTCAGATGAGACATGCCTAACAAGGCATACAGTTATAGTAAAACACTGATCATATTCAGAAACTGGGAGTTCGACTCTTATAAATCCCTGGTCAGCATTTTGATTAGACATCGAATTCTTCTGTCCTTCAGAAAAGAACCATTTCCGAAGCAAAAGGGCAGAAAGGAAAGGATGCTGGCAATCCTTTTCTTAAGATGGATACCGTTTAATTGCCAGAAGATCTAGCGAGATGCCTCGAGCAAGATTGCCAGGACAATATTTGACTCTTTACGTCGGCTGTGTAAGCAAAACAGAAGACATATCACCTGAATGGTTATACACCAACAGCGTAGCATTTCCAAATTGACGAGGCAATTCAAAAGATTTTAGATTACAGCAAAATTTGAAGGCTATTCTTTTATATTCCTCAGTATGAACTGTTTACTCCGACAGATGAAACACTAACATCTATCAGAAGTAGATGAATTGTCATGAGAGAAAAACCCTCAAGCTCCAAAtgccaaaacaaaacaagaggaGATCTCTAATCTCTTACATGAACAGTTGACTCAAGTTAGCATATCGAGATAGCTCTTCAAAAGTACTGCTGAGAGTTTATCGGCATTTATAGTCGCGCATTTAAGCATTGTCAGTACCGGTGCCTACTTCTGCAACAGTATTCTTCAAACCTTCAGCCATCATTCGTTCCCTGTTTTGTAATTGTCTTTCAACAACAACCATATGCAGGCCTAGAAAAGAAATAACCAGAGGCTATCAGAAAGAAGATAACCTTGAGGAAAGACAAAGCTTGCGATGCAACCATTCGAGCcagtaaagaaaaaacttagCAATAAATCTGGAGTTGGATCAAGAAAATACACTGATTGCTCTTCCTATAGCTAGCATAAGCCCAAAGAATCCTTGAGGTCCATTTATCACCAATAACTCCTCGGCCTCCCATCCTTAGCTGCAAAAGGCCACCAAATTGCTGAGTACTAGGGATGATGGCAATGGCTCGGGTCTGAGCGGATTTTGCTCCACCTGTCCTCGACCCGGAATATCCATATGCACCATCCGGCCCTATCTCCCAACCCGGACAGGTCAAGGCTGGTTACCCCAACCCGatattgatttttctctctctctctagactCACTTAaaatcacattttaaaaaaataaatgaatatccatccataatatattcataaaacacaaaatctcatgattatacatttttttgttaattttttaatcatttttttgacattttaaaataaattaaaagaaattccgtgtaataaaaaaaatgga
The Populus nigra chromosome 3, ddPopNigr1.1, whole genome shotgun sequence genome window above contains:
- the LOC133688375 gene encoding U-box domain-containing protein 35-like — its product is MPSNATADDNGDSLFNATAVAIDKDKNSQHAFRWAVDNFARNNPVIVLIHVKHKNHQYKVADGQADEAEEVQQLFTSSRGYCARKGVRLKQVALDHIDVAQAVADYINSSLIGNIVLGASGRNVFTRKFKNQDVPTSLMKIAPDFCSVYVITKGKILSSKKAQRMPPSSAPQKTPSMPAVSSRSQQDNAELDSDGVRAQTRKRECRSTEPGGFPSDKVRDLIREPQHEGGRKSISNFSMESTDPPFSAGRLSTFRYSTSNASQNTGTFELAIMDSSAQGLDMSIASASSLNESNAVSAKCSSVNTTFLDYALQDFLEAEMRRLRLELKQTMAMYSTACKEALSAKKKATELNQWKVDEVRKFEETKLAGEAALAMAELEKAKCRVAIEAAEKSQKLAEMEARKRKQAEMKAERETGEKNRALNALAHNDVRYRRYTIEEIEEATDKFSPSNKIGEGGYGPVYKGKLDHTPVAIKALRPGAAQGKKQFQQEVEVLSTIRHPHMVLLLGACPEYGVLIYECMDNGSLEDRLLQKDNTPPIPWSTRFKIAAEIATALLFLHQTKPEPLVHRDLKPANILLDRNYVSKISDVGLARLVPPSIADSVTQYHMTSAAGTFCYIDPEYQQTGMLTTRSDIYSMGIMLLQIITAKPPMGLAHQVGRAIERGGFSDMLDQAVSDWPVEEALRIAVLALKCAELRKRDRPSLATVIVPELNRLRDFGMNSEQQHSRGVSSRGRSCSPLPHPTSTSQARMSNATQVGQH